One Candidatus Planktophila sp. genomic region harbors:
- a CDS encoding glycosyltransferase family 2 protein — MTTSANELYGSPKREISVILPVRNEAPYLEHSVSSILAQDFQGPFEVILAVGPSHDSTMEIAREIAHLDKRVVIVENPSGRTAAGLNLAIARAQYSNIVRIDGHSEIPHNYLTLALEILEQSGAVNVGGVMAAVGNNLFERSVARAMRSPLGVGASRFHTGGAAGPVDTVYLGAFRKEALIAIGGFDERFTRAQDWELNFRLRAKGGLIHFDPRLVVTYRPRSSVSALARQYFEYGRWRRVVSRRHEGTINYRYLAPPFTVVVTTLSITLGILVATIFLLPVLIYALFILMASLVIGKSLGEILLLPLILLTMHMSWGTGFLTSPKSLAP; from the coding sequence ATGACGACATCAGCAAATGAGTTATATGGCTCACCGAAGCGAGAAATATCGGTAATTCTTCCGGTACGTAACGAAGCCCCTTACTTAGAGCATTCTGTGAGCTCGATTTTGGCTCAGGATTTTCAGGGGCCGTTCGAAGTGATTCTGGCCGTCGGGCCATCACATGATTCAACTATGGAAATAGCACGTGAAATTGCACACCTAGATAAACGTGTGGTAATCGTTGAAAACCCTTCTGGTCGCACGGCAGCTGGATTGAACCTTGCAATCGCACGCGCTCAGTACTCAAATATTGTGCGCATTGATGGCCACTCAGAGATTCCACATAATTATTTAACTTTGGCTCTCGAGATTCTTGAACAAAGTGGCGCGGTAAATGTTGGCGGTGTTATGGCAGCGGTCGGCAATAACTTATTTGAGCGCTCAGTTGCACGCGCTATGCGAAGTCCATTAGGTGTTGGTGCATCTCGATTTCACACGGGAGGCGCTGCTGGTCCAGTTGATACGGTGTATTTGGGGGCATTTAGAAAAGAGGCACTCATCGCTATCGGTGGTTTTGATGAACGTTTCACTCGAGCACAAGATTGGGAGTTAAATTTTCGATTACGTGCTAAAGGTGGGTTAATTCACTTTGATCCACGGTTGGTAGTTACATATAGACCTAGATCAAGTGTTAGCGCGCTTGCTCGGCAGTACTTTGAATATGGTCGTTGGCGCCGCGTTGTTTCTCGTCGTCACGAGGGAACGATTAATTACAGATATTTGGCGCCACCTTTTACCGTAGTTGTCACCACTCTCTCAATAACTCTAGGAATTTTAGTTGCGACGATTTTCCTACTTCCAGTCCTCATTTATGCTCTCTTTATTCTTATGGCATCGCTAGTAATAGGAAAATCTTTAGGTGAAATTCTTTTGCTACCGCTGATACTTCTCACTATGCACATGAGCTGGGGAACTGGATTTCTAACCTCGCCTAAGTCGCTTGCACCGTAA
- a CDS encoding class I SAM-dependent methyltransferase, translated as MKIDPHSYAENFIAEDHIKSQARARGLELGAVDVTPGAGAYLRHLACTLSAQSIVEVGTGSGVGSLWLLDGMRISGTLTSIDDEMEHTRIARIAFSDAEIAQTRVRLITNPVLDVISKLTDRAYDLVVLRHNPEDLAFVISESHRILRSGGALVIDNFFGGSKVCDPAQRDPKTVSLRDAGKIIKNDTEHWVSTLIPIGDGLLVATKL; from the coding sequence GTGAAAATAGATCCCCACTCTTACGCTGAAAACTTTATTGCCGAAGATCACATAAAATCTCAAGCCCGTGCGAGAGGTCTTGAACTCGGAGCAGTTGATGTAACTCCGGGTGCCGGCGCATACCTTCGCCATCTTGCATGTACATTATCTGCGCAATCAATCGTTGAAGTTGGAACTGGATCAGGCGTTGGAAGTTTATGGTTACTTGACGGGATGAGAATCAGCGGAACTTTGACCTCAATTGATGATGAGATGGAACATACTCGAATCGCGAGAATTGCTTTTAGCGATGCTGAAATCGCACAGACAAGAGTTCGACTTATCACTAATCCAGTACTTGATGTCATTTCAAAGCTCACTGATCGTGCATATGATCTCGTTGTTCTGCGACACAATCCAGAGGATTTAGCCTTCGTTATCTCTGAATCTCACCGTATTTTGCGAAGCGGCGGTGCGCTCGTAATTGATAATTTCTTTGGTGGTTCAAAGGTCTGTGATCCAGCTCAACGTGATCCAAAGACGGTTTCTCTTCGCGATGCTGGGAAAATCATTAAAAATGACACAGAGCATTGGGTGAGTACCTTAATTCCCATTGGAGATGGTTTGTTAGTTGCCACTAAGTTGTAG
- a CDS encoding trypsin-like peptidase domain-containing protein yields MIFPRKKTSELDSPWWEVRTSKRSSRGNTLLIALLAGSVGGFLGVNSSGGTFFHNANIVSSTSTIERAPDSVAGIAARVLPSVVSITTRSSSGGGTGSGFVIDSSGYILTNNHVIASVAESGGTLRVTLNNGDVYNAKVVGRDASYDLAVLKITGSNFPALQFGDSDKVAVGDAVIAIGSPLGLSGTVTLGIISAKDRPVTAGGSAEENSFINALQTDAAINPGNSGGPLVDSTGAVIGVNSAIASLGSTSQTGSIGLGFAIPINQARTTADQLIKTGKATYPVLGVSLDMNFTGLGALIANSKSGLLAGGPAELAGLKPGDIVIAFENREITTAEELIVAVRAKKVGDKITLTYIRGGKEFSATLTLIAAAS; encoded by the coding sequence ATGATCTTTCCCCGTAAAAAAACGAGCGAACTCGATTCCCCCTGGTGGGAGGTTCGGACCTCTAAAAGGAGTTCACGAGGCAATACCCTTCTCATTGCTTTACTTGCGGGAAGCGTTGGAGGTTTTTTAGGAGTCAATTCTTCGGGCGGAACTTTTTTTCACAATGCGAACATTGTTTCATCTACTAGCACCATCGAGCGCGCACCTGATTCAGTAGCAGGAATTGCAGCACGAGTGCTTCCGTCAGTTGTTTCAATTACAACTCGATCAAGTAGTGGAGGCGGAACTGGTTCAGGGTTTGTCATTGATAGCTCCGGCTATATTTTAACGAATAATCACGTGATTGCCTCTGTGGCTGAATCAGGTGGGACGTTGCGAGTAACGCTCAATAATGGTGACGTTTACAATGCAAAAGTGGTGGGTCGAGATGCATCTTATGATTTGGCTGTCTTAAAAATTACGGGTTCCAACTTTCCTGCTCTGCAATTCGGCGATAGTGACAAAGTTGCGGTAGGAGACGCAGTCATCGCGATTGGTTCACCACTTGGCTTATCAGGAACAGTAACTCTTGGAATCATTAGCGCTAAAGATCGACCAGTCACTGCCGGTGGCTCGGCCGAAGAAAACTCATTTATAAATGCACTCCAAACTGATGCAGCAATTAATCCTGGTAACTCAGGTGGTCCACTTGTTGATTCAACTGGTGCGGTTATTGGAGTTAACTCGGCAATCGCATCTTTAGGTTCGACTTCTCAAACTGGCTCAATTGGATTGGGTTTTGCGATACCAATAAATCAAGCACGAACAACGGCCGACCAACTGATAAAAACTGGCAAAGCTACGTACCCCGTGCTTGGTGTTTCACTTGATATGAATTTCACTGGTTTAGGTGCTCTCATTGCTAATTCAAAATCAGGTTTGTTGGCTGGTGGACCGGCAGAATTGGCTGGTTTGAAGCCTGGAGATATTGTTATTGCATTTGAAAACCGGGAGATAACTACTGCCGAAGAGTTAATCGTTGCCGTGCGTGCAAAAAAGGTTGGAGACAAGATTACGCTCACCTATATTCGTGGTGGGAAAGAGTTTTCTGCCACTTTGACCTTAATTGCTGCCGCAAGCTAG
- a CDS encoding SpoIID/LytB domain-containing protein has translation MRMSKLLLVLIFFISALTAPASALELPAEFLFRGSGYGHGVGMSQMGARSMALAGKTSTEILQYFYKDVLVEPLDDSKILRVNIGHLLSSTKISTKTPGAMVQLFRGDIGSQVDALPIAVFSAGASLNLSILGSSVIPNVVIDKKPNTFEKNRSFTIRWSGTRYLEGIDALMSVTQLGATRKYRYGQMVVKAVKDKTLGFRLELTNSVRLSDEYLWGVSEMPSFWPIAALQAQAVASRSYALSKAGIYRRSCDCDLYGEISDQKFLGYAKEIEFKYGAIWKSVVTETAGLVITQASLPITAYYFSSSGGKTELAVNAWGSSRAYTQIVDDPGSLDITLNPRFVTWDRKLSQAVVAKAFSLPDVVQLEILTRNDSGTIGQIRATSSSGLQLTLRGEVFRSRTKIPSAYCDLVSVQN, from the coding sequence ATGAGGATGTCTAAGTTACTTCTGGTATTGATTTTTTTTATTTCCGCTTTAACAGCTCCAGCATCAGCATTGGAATTACCTGCAGAATTTCTATTTCGCGGATCAGGTTATGGGCACGGCGTTGGTATGTCACAAATGGGAGCTCGATCTATGGCCTTGGCTGGCAAAACTTCAACGGAAATTCTGCAATACTTTTATAAAGATGTATTAGTCGAACCTCTTGATGATTCAAAGATTTTAAGAGTCAATATTGGTCATCTCTTGAGTAGCACAAAAATATCCACTAAAACACCTGGTGCAATGGTTCAATTATTTAGAGGTGATATTGGTAGTCAAGTAGATGCACTTCCAATTGCAGTGTTTTCAGCTGGAGCTTCACTGAATCTTTCAATTCTAGGCTCTAGCGTTATTCCTAATGTGGTTATTGATAAAAAACCAAATACTTTTGAAAAGAATCGGAGCTTTACTATTCGATGGAGTGGGACACGATATTTGGAGGGGATCGACGCGCTTATGTCTGTCACTCAACTTGGTGCGACTAGGAAGTATCGATATGGCCAAATGGTAGTGAAGGCAGTCAAAGACAAAACTCTTGGATTTAGGTTAGAACTAACTAATAGCGTGCGTCTGTCGGATGAGTATTTATGGGGTGTTAGTGAAATGCCTTCTTTTTGGCCAATCGCTGCTCTGCAGGCTCAAGCGGTGGCATCGCGGTCATACGCTCTCAGCAAAGCTGGAATTTATCGGAGGAGTTGTGATTGTGACTTATACGGAGAGATTTCAGATCAAAAGTTTTTGGGGTATGCAAAGGAGATCGAATTTAAATATGGAGCAATCTGGAAAAGCGTTGTCACAGAAACTGCAGGATTGGTAATTACTCAAGCAAGTCTGCCAATAACTGCCTATTATTTCTCATCCTCAGGCGGTAAAACCGAATTAGCAGTGAATGCATGGGGAAGTAGTAGGGCATACACGCAGATAGTAGATGATCCAGGTAGCTTAGACATCACGCTTAATCCGCGATTTGTTACGTGGGATCGCAAACTCTCACAGGCAGTCGTTGCCAAAGCATTCTCGCTTCCTGATGTAGTTCAACTAGAAATTCTGACTAGAAATGACAGTGGGACTATTGGTCAGATTCGAGCGACATCGAGTTCTGGCCTTCAATTGACGCTTCGTGGTGAGGTTTTTCGGAGTCGCACTAAAATTCCATCGGCTTACTGCGACTTAGTTAGTGTGCAGAATTGA
- a CDS encoding sigma factor-like helix-turn-helix DNA-binding protein, producing the protein MSEPTTLAELLASLSEEERCILTMHYLRSMSANEIAELLVVPVRAVDAVIATGKAHLSEFMGF; encoded by the coding sequence ATGAGCGAGCCCACCACTTTGGCAGAGTTGCTCGCATCCCTATCTGAAGAGGAGCGCTGTATTCTGACTATGCATTATTTGCGTTCCATGTCAGCGAATGAAATTGCCGAGCTCTTAGTCGTACCCGTACGGGCTGTAGATGCGGTAATTGCCACTGGGAAGGCACATTTAAGCGAATTTATGGGTTTCTAG
- a CDS encoding TIGR00730 family Rossman fold protein, translated as MRIAVFCSSSPSIDPKYIDLAYQLGEGIGSLSWELVTGGGHISMMGAVSRGARAAHGLTVGVIPQALVDIEFADHENDELHIVTTMGERKAMITDISDAFITLPGGAGTLEEFFEIWVGRYLKFHNKPIVILDPFGIYGPLHELILHLEEENFIKPGMRELITWANTVDEALEGCKQ; from the coding sequence ATGCGTATCGCAGTCTTTTGTTCCTCATCTCCGAGCATCGATCCAAAATATATAGATTTGGCCTACCAACTAGGCGAAGGCATCGGCTCTTTATCGTGGGAGTTAGTAACTGGAGGTGGTCATATTTCAATGATGGGTGCGGTTTCTCGGGGTGCGCGCGCAGCGCATGGTCTTACTGTCGGCGTAATTCCGCAAGCATTAGTTGATATTGAGTTTGCCGATCACGAGAATGATGAATTACACATTGTCACTACGATGGGTGAGCGTAAGGCGATGATTACTGATATTTCTGATGCCTTTATTACGCTTCCGGGGGGAGCCGGCACACTTGAGGAGTTCTTTGAAATATGGGTAGGTCGCTATTTAAAATTTCATAATAAACCAATTGTCATTCTTGATCCATTTGGAATTTATGGACCATTACATGAGTTGATTCTGCATCTTGAGGAAGAGAACTTTATCAAGCCAGGTATGCGTGAATTAATTACGTGGGCCAATACTGTCGATGAGGCTTTGGAAGGGTGCAAACAATGA
- a CDS encoding SRPBCC family protein has translation MRRNYLAISLVINAPIQSVWDALADWEKQGEWMIATKVWVTSTIRDGVGTKISAFTGIKSIGILDTMEVTSWVPPFVCDVVHTGAVIKGVGKFELHEINATQTRFDWSEEVRAPRPLFLVIFPGLYVGVRISLERFARTFR, from the coding sequence ATGAGAAGAAACTACCTAGCAATTTCTCTCGTAATAAATGCACCGATTCAATCGGTGTGGGATGCCTTGGCGGATTGGGAAAAGCAGGGCGAGTGGATGATCGCCACGAAGGTCTGGGTTACTTCGACAATTCGGGATGGAGTGGGAACAAAAATAAGCGCTTTTACCGGAATAAAATCCATAGGCATCTTAGACACAATGGAAGTAACTTCGTGGGTTCCGCCATTTGTGTGCGATGTTGTACATACAGGCGCAGTTATTAAAGGGGTGGGTAAGTTTGAGCTACATGAAATTAACGCTACCCAAACACGCTTTGACTGGTCGGAAGAGGTGAGAGCTCCTCGTCCATTATTTCTCGTGATATTTCCCGGACTCTATGTGGGTGTGAGGATTTCACTTGAGCGTTTTGCGAGAACATTCCGTTAA
- a CDS encoding DUF3117 domain-containing protein — MAAMKPRTGDGPMEVTKEARSLVMRIPLEGGGRLVVELNSEEANNLSAALHAAVSLVKK, encoded by the coding sequence ATGGCAGCCATGAAACCCCGTACAGGTGATGGTCCAATGGAGGTTACCAAAGAGGCCCGCTCTCTCGTCATGCGTATTCCTCTCGAAGGTGGCGGCCGATTGGTCGTTGAGCTCAACTCAGAAGAGGCTAATAATTTGAGCGCCGCACTTCATGCCGCGGTCTCTTTAGTCAAGAAGTAA
- a CDS encoding ABC transporter ATP-binding protein has translation MLSASNSHATHEIAISVRGLGLTYKTSIERRPTLKARAKSLGRRGKHVRIIQALDDVNLNVEYGQVLGVIGTNGAGKSSMMRVIAGIIPPTKGRIEVFGSVSTLLALGVGFNPSMSGRDNVFLGGLAAGMSREEIEDNFQEIADFSELGEAIDAPMRTYSSGMFSRLAFSVAVTVRPDILIVDEALSTGDAKFKEKSLNRMKELRSEDSALILVSHAMATLREVCNDVVWLHKGKVVQRGEPNETIAAYQEFLHVRKSAALDEDV, from the coding sequence TTGCTGTCCGCCTCTAACTCGCACGCCACACATGAGATCGCTATTTCAGTTCGCGGTTTAGGGCTTACATATAAAACTTCAATAGAGAGACGCCCAACTCTTAAGGCTCGCGCCAAATCTTTAGGTCGCCGTGGTAAACATGTGCGCATTATTCAGGCACTCGATGATGTGAATCTGAATGTTGAGTATGGACAAGTTTTAGGAGTAATTGGAACTAACGGCGCAGGAAAATCATCAATGATGCGCGTCATTGCAGGAATCATTCCTCCCACAAAGGGGCGAATTGAGGTCTTTGGAAGTGTGAGCACATTGCTGGCCTTGGGTGTTGGTTTTAACCCGTCGATGTCAGGACGCGATAATGTATTTCTCGGAGGGTTAGCTGCGGGAATGTCGCGTGAAGAGATTGAAGATAACTTTCAAGAGATAGCAGATTTCTCTGAACTGGGAGAGGCAATTGATGCCCCTATGCGCACGTATTCATCTGGAATGTTTTCTCGATTGGCATTTTCAGTTGCGGTAACTGTCCGACCAGATATTTTAATAGTTGACGAGGCTCTCAGTACAGGAGATGCAAAATTCAAAGAGAAATCTCTTAATCGTATGAAGGAGTTGAGAAGTGAAGATAGTGCGCTTATTTTGGTAAGCCATGCAATGGCAACGTTGCGCGAGGTCTGCAATGACGTGGTCTGGTTGCACAAAGGAAAGGTAGTCCAACGCGGCGAACCAAATGAGACTATCGCTGCCTATCAAGAGTTTTTACATGTCAGAAAGAGCGCAGCCCTCGATGAGGATGTCTAA
- the dapD gene encoding 2,3,4,5-tetrahydropyridine-2,6-dicarboxylate N-succinyltransferase gives MNTIASGHAITTVSHGKLLDAWFPTPTLAPLNPEVPSELRALVGNDDAREVSRELASLEIDLSVPPTSALDVYLRLHLLSHRLVKPHGVTLDGIFGLLNNVVWTSAGPCAVEGFELTRARLNAKNGHVTVFSIDKFPRMVDYVVPSGVRIADADRVRLGAHLAVGTTVMHEGFVNFNAGTLGTSMVEGRISAGVVVGDGSDVGGGASIMGTLSGGGKEIVSIGEKTLLGANSGCGISLGDNCIIEAGTYITATSKLRLPDGQVVKAAALSGSNNLLFRRNSLDGALEVVSRTGTWGGLNSILHTN, from the coding sequence ATGAACACCATTGCATCTGGCCACGCAATAACGACTGTGTCGCATGGAAAACTTTTGGACGCATGGTTTCCAACTCCAACACTAGCTCCACTCAATCCTGAAGTGCCGAGTGAATTACGTGCCTTAGTCGGCAACGATGATGCGCGTGAAGTCAGCCGTGAACTCGCTAGCCTTGAAATTGATCTCTCGGTTCCACCTACTTCGGCACTTGATGTCTATCTTCGCTTACATCTTCTCTCGCATCGTTTAGTTAAACCACACGGCGTAACCCTTGATGGCATCTTTGGTCTTCTCAATAACGTTGTTTGGACTTCGGCTGGTCCGTGCGCCGTTGAGGGCTTTGAATTAACACGCGCCCGCCTTAACGCTAAGAATGGGCATGTAACTGTCTTTTCAATCGATAAGTTCCCAAGGATGGTGGACTATGTAGTTCCTAGTGGAGTGCGCATCGCCGATGCAGATCGGGTTCGATTAGGTGCCCACTTGGCAGTCGGAACAACCGTAATGCATGAGGGCTTTGTTAACTTTAATGCAGGTACTTTGGGTACATCAATGGTCGAAGGCAGAATCTCAGCTGGCGTAGTCGTTGGCGATGGCAGCGATGTTGGCGGCGGAGCCTCAATAATGGGTACTTTGAGTGGCGGCGGAAAAGAAATTGTCTCGATCGGAGAGAAAACACTGCTCGGCGCAAATTCAGGTTGCGGAATTTCTCTTGGTGACAACTGCATTATTGAGGCTGGCACATACATCACTGCAACTTCCAAACTGCGTTTGCCCGATGGGCAGGTTGTAAAAGCTGCCGCTCTATCCGGTTCGAATAATTTACTATTTAGACGCAACTCATTAGATGGCGCATTAGAAGTGGTAAGTCGAACTGGAACGTGGGGCGGCCTTAACTCAATTCTGCACACTAACTAA
- a CDS encoding leucyl aminopeptidase family protein, with translation MSSILTSAPTELSAAKSAQAIALAYVNESEGVISFKAPANLIQDIEKHFAINLVDELSFFSPTGKAGEIFEIPVSAANSHTERIFLASAGDGSTDSMRTCATAIARKVRGKKITVYSACALNEVDIRAHAISLTMAAYLWSLESGKPADVPTFLVATDDKETINAANAVAKAITRARDLVHTPSNIKTPEWMATKAQEFAQSNGLKTTVLAGRELKEFGGLRAVGNSSPVPGPRFIEVTYRPKNKKKLTTPLPHVVLVGKGITFDTGGVSLKRPYDLMIPMKSDMAGAAAILATLTALEDLQPDVHVTALMMCAENAISATAQRPSDVIKHYGGTTVEVINTDAEGRLVLADGLAYADLNLNPDYLIDIATLTGAATLGLGRTFAAMYTRDDQLASSFIKAGSDSGDQVWRMPLVDDYQDSLRSDIADFNHAAVKADYSAGSVTAALFLEHFAGARRWLHLDIAGPGRSEVDAGENPKGGTGFGVRLLTTWIMSL, from the coding sequence ATGTCTTCGATACTCACCAGCGCCCCAACAGAGTTATCTGCGGCTAAGTCTGCTCAGGCGATAGCTCTGGCATATGTAAATGAAAGCGAAGGGGTAATTTCGTTTAAAGCTCCAGCGAATTTGATTCAGGATATTGAAAAGCATTTCGCAATAAATTTAGTTGACGAGCTTTCATTTTTTTCACCAACGGGTAAAGCGGGCGAGATATTTGAGATCCCTGTTAGCGCAGCCAACTCACATACTGAGCGCATCTTCTTAGCTTCTGCAGGTGACGGCTCAACAGATTCAATGAGAACGTGCGCAACTGCAATTGCTCGAAAAGTTCGTGGGAAGAAAATCACCGTTTATTCGGCATGTGCTTTAAATGAAGTCGATATCAGAGCACATGCGATTTCGCTTACCATGGCCGCCTACTTGTGGAGTTTAGAGAGTGGAAAGCCTGCTGATGTTCCAACATTTCTCGTAGCAACCGATGATAAGGAGACAATAAATGCTGCTAATGCTGTTGCGAAAGCGATTACGCGTGCTCGCGATCTGGTTCATACGCCTTCTAATATTAAAACTCCTGAGTGGATGGCTACAAAGGCGCAAGAATTTGCACAATCCAACGGATTAAAAACCACAGTCTTAGCCGGAAGAGAGTTAAAGGAGTTCGGTGGATTACGAGCAGTTGGTAATTCATCACCAGTGCCAGGTCCGCGCTTCATAGAAGTCACTTATAGGCCAAAGAACAAAAAGAAACTAACAACACCACTTCCTCATGTTGTTTTAGTTGGTAAGGGGATTACTTTTGATACCGGCGGTGTTTCACTAAAACGCCCTTACGATTTAATGATACCGATGAAGTCTGACATGGCAGGAGCCGCGGCAATTCTTGCGACACTTACGGCTCTTGAAGACTTACAACCTGATGTTCACGTCACCGCGTTAATGATGTGTGCTGAAAATGCTATCTCGGCTACTGCCCAGAGACCTAGTGATGTTATAAAGCATTATGGAGGAACAACTGTTGAGGTTATTAACACCGATGCCGAAGGTCGACTTGTTCTTGCTGATGGATTGGCTTATGCAGATCTTAATTTAAATCCCGATTATTTAATTGATATTGCAACTCTTACTGGGGCTGCAACTCTTGGACTCGGTAGAACCTTTGCTGCAATGTATACACGCGACGACCAACTTGCGTCCTCCTTTATTAAGGCTGGTTCAGATTCAGGTGATCAAGTTTGGAGAATGCCGCTCGTCGATGACTATCAAGACTCATTGAGAAGTGATATCGCAGATTTTAATCATGCAGCAGTTAAGGCCGACTACTCAGCTGGTTCAGTAACTGCAGCTTTGTTTCTAGAGCACTTTGCAGGAGCTCGTCGCTGGTTGCACCTAGATATTGCAGGTCCCGGGCGAAGTGAAGTTGATGCAGGTGAAAATCCAAAAGGTGGAACAGGTTTCGGTGTTCGTTTACTCACAACGTGGATTATGAGCCTTTAG
- a CDS encoding ABC transporter permease, which translates to MSQPMQVYEPFRAGLPPLIRYWKSLWSRRTFIAEYSRSELREQHFDSLFGQLWLVLNPLLLSAVYFLLIVIIRGTSDVTRYVHLTATLFLFYLVANSLTGGVKSITAGQRLILNTAFPRIMLPISAVVIAVAKFIPTLLVFFIIRTILGAPYTWEMLWAFPVLLITIFLALGLAITISCINVYFRDISSFLPYLTRTLLYLSPILYEASALKPKLMAIQEFNPLFPILDSWSRTLVHGQAPQGSSLLTGLAWASGVFLIGTYFFLSREREFAVRL; encoded by the coding sequence ATGAGTCAACCAATGCAGGTATACGAGCCTTTTCGTGCCGGCCTGCCCCCACTCATTCGATACTGGAAATCGCTCTGGTCCCGCCGAACGTTTATTGCTGAGTATTCGCGCTCTGAACTTCGTGAGCAACACTTTGATTCACTCTTTGGTCAGTTGTGGTTAGTCTTAAATCCACTGCTACTTTCCGCGGTGTATTTCCTCCTAATTGTTATTATTCGGGGCACTTCAGATGTAACGCGATATGTCCACTTGACGGCCACCCTCTTTCTTTTCTACTTAGTTGCCAACTCACTTACTGGGGGAGTTAAATCAATTACGGCTGGCCAACGTCTCATACTAAACACAGCCTTTCCACGAATTATGCTACCGATTTCCGCTGTTGTAATTGCAGTTGCTAAGTTCATTCCGACTCTCTTGGTATTTTTCATTATTCGCACGATTCTAGGTGCGCCTTATACATGGGAGATGCTTTGGGCCTTTCCGGTTTTATTAATTACAATTTTTCTAGCTCTTGGATTAGCAATCACGATTTCATGTATAAATGTATATTTTCGCGATATATCTAGCTTCTTGCCATATCTGACACGAACTCTTCTATATCTCTCACCGATTCTCTATGAGGCATCCGCCTTAAAGCCAAAGCTCATGGCTATACAGGAATTTAATCCACTCTTTCCAATTCTTGATAGCTGGTCTCGTACTTTAGTTCACGGGCAAGCCCCACAGGGTTCAAGTTTACTTACAGGTTTAGCGTGGGCCTCAGGAGTATTTTTAATTGGAACTTATTTTTTCTTATCAAGGGAGCGCGAATTTGCTGTCCGCCTCTAA
- a CDS encoding LCP family protein, whose amino-acid sequence MKATRPIRIITSLSLAVVVISAISWLGLGQISGAINRVDVFGTLEKRPEKPSTALNYLLVGSDTREGLTKEQSRLLRVGTTKSAAGARSDTMLLVHISKARDKATIISIPRDSLVTIPEHQSSLYKDRIIPAANGKINSAFAWGGAPLLIQTIENETGVRIDHYLEIGFAGFAKMVDSLGGIEVCSKRDIDDPKSHLVMSAGVHTLNGVEALKYVRTRDFDGMGDLGRMQRQQQFMSAVLRKLTSTGVLLNPVKLINFFNAAIATVKTDSQLNSGDLLTLAKQLKNLSASKVRTLTIPLGNSNAYVDGVGSVVLWDRELAADLFNRMRLDLPLIDEVTPSPSASSSATPAPILVDKFKTRTADENPCGALK is encoded by the coding sequence GTGAAAGCGACGCGACCAATACGGATTATTACATCACTCTCGCTAGCTGTTGTCGTAATCTCCGCCATATCCTGGTTGGGGTTGGGACAGATCAGTGGGGCTATTAACCGGGTGGATGTCTTTGGAACCCTGGAAAAGCGCCCAGAAAAACCATCAACTGCACTTAACTACCTTTTGGTTGGTTCAGATACTCGCGAAGGTCTCACCAAGGAACAGTCACGACTTCTGCGTGTTGGAACAACTAAGTCTGCCGCTGGCGCACGTTCGGACACGATGCTTCTTGTACACATTAGCAAAGCACGCGATAAGGCAACTATTATTTCTATTCCGCGCGATTCGCTTGTAACTATTCCGGAGCACCAATCATCACTCTATAAAGATCGAATAATTCCTGCCGCTAATGGCAAGATTAACTCCGCTTTTGCATGGGGTGGTGCTCCACTTTTAATTCAGACAATTGAAAATGAAACTGGAGTGAGAATCGACCATTACCTTGAGATCGGCTTCGCAGGTTTCGCAAAAATGGTCGATTCACTCGGAGGTATAGAGGTCTGCTCAAAGAGAGATATCGATGATCCAAAAAGTCACTTAGTCATGAGTGCGGGAGTTCATACACTTAATGGAGTTGAAGCGTTGAAATATGTTCGAACGCGTGACTTTGATGGAATGGGCGATCTTGGACGAATGCAACGTCAACAACAATTCATGAGTGCCGTTCTAAGAAAGCTTACTAGTACTGGCGTATTACTAAATCCCGTGAAATTAATTAATTTCTTCAACGCCGCAATTGCAACGGTTAAAACTGATTCCCAACTCAATAGTGGTGATTTACTAACTTTGGCTAAGCAACTCAAAAACCTTTCGGCAAGTAAAGTGCGCACGCTTACAATTCCCTTGGGCAATTCAAATGCATACGTAGATGGCGTAGGTTCTGTTGTGCTTTGGGACAGAGAACTTGCGGCAGATCTCTTCAACCGCATGCGATTAGATTTACCGCTTATCGATGAAGTCACACCTTCACCATCGGCTTCATCGAGTGCGACTCCTGCGCCTATTTTGGTCGATAAATTTAAGACTCGAACCGCCGATGAAAATCCATGCGGGGCACTAAAGTAA